Within Lolium rigidum isolate FL_2022 chromosome 5, APGP_CSIRO_Lrig_0.1, whole genome shotgun sequence, the genomic segment tacaaagtttatgaagttattgttgctgcaatcttgttatgcttaatgcttgtccctagggcccgagtggcatgatcttagatttaagctctatacttattgcttagattgtatctacaagttgtatgcacatgtctatgtccggaaccaaaggccccaaagtgacagaaattgggacaactggagggaaaggcttagatatgaggatcacatgttttcacggagtgttaatgctttgctccggtgctctattaaaaggaataccttaatttccagtagattccctagaggccctggctgccaccggctggtaggacaaaagatgttgtacaagtttctcattgcgagcacgtatgactatatatggaaaacatgcctacatgattaataatcttgatgttactgtcttaatggtatttcaatcctatcaattgcccaactgtaatttgttcacccaacacttgttattggagagttaccactagtgtagataggtgggaaccccggtccatctttcatcatcatatactcgttctacatgtcattggaagtagtatcaactattttctggtgccattgcctgtgtgttactattactgctgctatgctactgttactactgctctcatattactgctactttcacatcacccctgttactagtgcttttccaggtgcagctgaattgacaactcagttgttaaggcttataagtattctttacctccccttgtgtcgaatcaataaatttgggtttacttccctcgaagactgttgcgatcccctatacttgtgggttatcacgtaCCAAGCTGGTGGGCCAGCAGCAGCTGCTGGGGTGATATTAGCGGCGTACCTCAGCGGTAGCAAAAAAAGGTACTATGGTGATAGGATTTTCCGTAGTAGTGTCTATTGTATGCGATCGTAGCTTAGATCATGGTTGATGATGAAATACTCCGATGCTCCATGGTGGGCTAATTCGGGAACAAGGCGGCAATTTCGGGTGTGGTAGACGTACAAGACTCGGAAGTGGGCGACGAAGGTGTCGTTGCATGAGGAGGCCACATGACATGAGAAGGCGGCGAGCTTCAAAGGCTGCAGGAGCGGCACAAACTCGTATGTGCAAAGTGGGTAGTTGGTGGAGAAGCCGAGGATGCAGGGCAGGTGGCGGTCGTGGAAGCAGCGGAGGACCACTAGGTCAGAGGCGTGGATGAGCCATCGTTTGGAGCCGAAGGCGCACAAACGAGTAAGTGGGGCAAGCCGAGACGGAGGAAAATCTCGCGGAGAAGGTCATTACATCTGAACGTTGATGCCGCCGATGTGGCCGCCAGCCCCTGTCCATGAGAGTGCATGTTCTTGGCCAATCGAAATTGGAAGTGTGGAGTGTGTTGGCTATATAGCTACAACTCGTTGTAGAAGACGACATCGATGAAATAGAACCTGAATTCTGAAATATCATCCGTATTGTTTCTTCCTCCACTCGtacccttcttgaatttctgtGCGATCTCTCCCAAATCAGGTGAGGTCATCACAGTCGACGTGTGGCTTGCTGGTGCATGGAAAGCCGTAGAAAATCATCGGCAACTCGACGATCTTATCCTGGTGCAGGGAAAGCCGTAGAAAAGCATCGACAACTCGACGATCTTCCTTCGAGCAGTATCACCAGGATCGATCAAGCTTCTGTCAATCCGGCCACCTAGATTTTCGTGTCGAGGGACGAGTGCTACAAGTTATGGAGAGAttgcgaccacctgacatactgcggcacagccggaactgtggcgttcggagagctgacttgctggcgcggactgttggagttccgaggaaggtgtgatatgcaccagcactctttttgacgaaggggttggacTTGTTAGCTGTGGAACCTTCCTTGGGATCCGGCAAagcgtcgtcctcgtccatcgccccggaactgtcttcctccttgtccttgttttttcccttgcctcctttgccgcgtgggcggtgcttgcgggctcgcttgtatcctgcttccgggtcagtcttgagatcattgacccacttgcagtttgcGATTGGTGTGAGAGGACTTGCCGGTAGCCGGATCTATATGGGCTAagcaaggcatgtctctgtactctttataagtttggggagcgcgggttccggcaacgGTGACTTCGTCACCAcgttgctggcccctgccggctccacctccgcgaccgcggcctcttccgcctccttgaccttcgcattggaaagccatggcgaccatgtcggatccgccgcttcTTTGGTCATtagggggatttttccgcttgttgCCGCTACTGCTGCCGTTGTCGCGGTTTTTCTTCTGctgatgcaggggtatggctgtggctgcgaggtctacgcctgcgtcgtcatcggcggcagtgtgattgctggcgatgttgatcatgtcatccaaggtTAGCTTATTTTCGTTGACCAAGCAGGTAAGCTTATGCCGGAGTAGTCCTCccctctgcaatccacctataaaggcgtgcatgGCTGTGCGATTATCAACGTTCTTGCACTCATTCCGGGTTGGTAACCATCggctgaggaagtttcttgatgtttctcccttcttctggatacatgcctgtaggtcgcttgtcgtggtAGGTCTTTTGTTGGTGCCTatgaagtgcttctcgaaggcgttcttcaggtcgaaccagcaaaagatggagtttttctcgaggtcgctaAGCCAGATCCGGGATGGACCTACAAGGTATAACTAGAGCATGCAACAGgctatgttaggggttcctccggcgaaggtcactgcattatagtaatcctcgatccaggtattcggcctttcactgccatcataatgcttcaggattCCGGCTAGCTTGAGGTTCAGGCTCCTTGGcgctggttcctctcgaatcatcctgccaaagcactttgggccaatgtagtcagacctgtactcgttgagacgttccAGTGCGTCGCGCTGGCCACTGCGAGGAGTTTttgagcgggaacgggatctccggcctccgcctccacctccgccactaggtggtggggagggagatctgcgagggggccgatgcgaTCTTTTGCTTCCGCCCTCAGATTCTCCGCGTCCATCGcgttgctgactccggcttcggtggctacccTCACCCTGGTGATGGTCTCCTccatcgttccggcttctgcgcggTTCCGGCTCGCGCTCGTtattccggctccggcgaggttccggcgtgcgctccgtgTTCCTGTTCCTTTGGGGggccacgttgtcgcggatgttgattccaccaggcccatggggcctagtgtttccgactggactacgacggcgaggaggtggaggacgcgggtacccattgggcggaggtgacgggttccggtacttgtccctgccagtatacatcggatcctttcccttcttcgggtctgacggaggtgtctttgatgttctctggttctccttctgcgctccgtggatccggtgcgcgattcgtcgGCGCGATGCTGGTTTccggaggcgtccttctgcgcagtggacatACATTGATCCGCattggattccaacttgcgcgaggtgtctgccttgctctgctgcttcactgCAGATGCAACGAGCGTacggaggtggttgatgtcgacTTCGTCGTCTTTTTTAGCCAGCAATtctgcagccttcttcatgttgtcttttggagttgtgagcggctgtTGATCAGTGGGAGTTGCAAAGTTGATCTTGTGGGGAGTAACAGCCTCTCGCCGGATCCTTTCTGCTTCCTTATGGGCCTCGCCCATCTTGGCTTCCCAATGTTGTCGGAGTTGCTTAACTTTCTGCAAGGAATCTACGGCTTCACGTTCTCTTTGGAGGAAGTTCTGCATCACCTTTTCAGCCTCTGTTCTTTCCTCCAACATTGCCAATGCGGTGTGACCAATTCTCTTGGAGGTGTCTAGCATCTCGATCCTTGCAGCTTCTAGAGCTTCTAGATCTGCGGCATCAtccggagttattggcttgttgaggactggAGTATGCGCGATGGCACCTATGCCTGCTTGCTCGACCAGATCTTCTGTGGACAGATGCTTCTGATTCATGGGGATGCGTCTCTCTCCGGATTCGGATGGACCAGCTTCCATGGGATCAGAGGAGTTTGCTTCCTCGTCAGTTCCAGGCTCCAGCCCAATTATGGTCGCGAAGACCTCCTTAGGCGGGGCGGATTCTTCCTCGGCTTTTTCCGCGTCTTCCAATTCCTTGATGACGCGGTTATACTCTTCTGTGTCCATAGAGGAGGCATCGTCGGAAGTTGGGCTTAGGTTACCCAGGATAGATTCTTCTGTGTCTCCGACATCCTCTTGCTGATACGGGGCGTCGCTGTCTCCGACAACTTCTTGTTGTTCCGGAGCGTCGTCGGCTCCGGCAGCCTCATcctgcatgggtccagctccgtcctgaggaggggcggttcctgcggtatgtgcgaggaagtgcacgaagtgacacctttgcttctctaacacctgggaaacccaggcggatctgtattggtcttccaccgttttttcctgctcaggggcggattgggtgggttttgatttttccggatctaagacggaatcttccttaggaagctcctgcatctcagatcggatcttcgcgactgcgtccagctCAACGGCggtgtcagcgttacttaccagggtgttcccgtcggaatcgacggtctcgccgataaaAACGTGTATCCCGccaatcgggatgatggagagcttgacggggtctgtcctagccggaattcagcactcgtcctgagggacgatcggaaaatttcCGGCGTACAAGACGCGCCCcatggcgatggtgtcgccgatgcctccgaaggtagaaccctcccggttccggcctccaaacgccgcaggccccacggtgggcgccaactgtcgttgcctaatcgacggtacctcggaggagggatcctcacgagggggagaagaggggccatagagcggagagtcctcgggacggtggtacgcaatttacccagcttcggaacacctgctcgaggatagggcctactgctgcttgtctggaattatatgagcgctttcgcgttgttacaatgagttgtggttgtccctctagggctcccaggatccagcttataaaggcgcaccgatctagggtttacacggagagtcctagccagaatacaagttgcgtaactacggaatattatattaccgtgcacgtcaaggatccgccttccttcaaGGTCATACTGGATcctgatacttcatgggccttcacggatccggcctccttcgtaggtcggttgaaatccggctccttgctcctgggctggacttcatccattatgatctacagcaactgggccgcccgatgggccacatgccacatcaccgtctgtgggccacctggacttgccggatctaggctatTCCGTTGATATactcataaagtatacccacaacaatctgATACAGATGCCTACTCGATCTAGTCTTTACTGGGTCGGGCCAATGTGTTTGGGCTTCGTACTACAACGAAACCCGAAGAAGACATAGACTTCTGCTATGAAAGGAACGGGTGGAGGTCCCTGGTTTTTCTGACGTACAGAGCGAAAGGGCGAGCTACGGTTTCTTAACCTACCGGCCAACACCGCCTATTCCAGTTTAATAGTAAAGAAAAGGTAAGTACGAGCCATAGTGTGCCCACTAAAACCTATTTGGTACACACCCTTCCTTTATGTTTAATGTAATGTTGATCAGACTCATCGGATAAAGCAAGCTCTTCGGTTTTTTCCAGCCAACATATATGGTTAGGCTGTTTGCAGGCAACCAAACACTCCCTTACAGCTACACGACGTCTGTATTTGGTTTTGGTCACTCTCTCTAGGCGGACAACCCGGAGCAATTTGATCGAGAATCTGCATACGGGGCATCTTGATCTTAATTGGAACATCTCGAGCCTACTACAATGGTTCAATCAAATAGCCGCCCGTGAAGTGGACTTTTATTATCAACTTATTACATAAGAAGCAACGAACGTACACGCAAAGTTCGGTTAAGCACCAATCATGCGCTTGATGTGGAGCTTTTTAGTTGCTAGTACGTATGGTATGAAATATGCAAAAAATAGTCACAACGTTTCTTGTACACACGTCGTTTGTAGCAAGTTTGATTCAGCATATTCAGCAGAGATGCCGGCCCTTAGAGTTTTGTTGAGTACAAACATCGCATTCATTGGTCGCTGGATCCGACTTTGGAACTTAGTTCTGAGTCAGAGGCAACATATGCGCCAATTCGAGAAACACATACACAAAGGGAGCACTTGTGTATGCATCAATACGCACGTAATCACATATGCGCCAAACACAATAGGAGAATTTAATTAATTAATCATGCATGAAGCAATTAGGGTTTTGTTCCCACCTGCGTGGAGCGACCGAAGAATCAGCCACCCGGCATCCACACTAGCTGTATATATAGTCGATCCATTGTCTCCAATTCCAAGGCAAGATCACGACTTGTCGAGCAATCACGCGAGCACGTAGAATATAGCATCAGTTGATCAGCTAGCGATATGCTTGCAACAATGGCGATCTCGTGGGCATGGTTGCTGGGCGCCGTCCCGCTCCTCTTCCTCgccttctggcacgccgccgatgCATGGTACCGCGCCGCCTTCTTCCTCAAGCACGGCAAGAAGAGCCTGCCGCCGGGGCACATGGGCGTGCCTTTCCTCGGCGAGACGCTCTCACTGCTCTGGTATTTCAAGCACGCGCGCCGCCCCGACGAGTTCATCGGCGCCAAGAAGACAGCGTACGGGAAGGCGGCGGGGATGTACCGGACGCACCTATTCGGCTCCCCCACCATCATCGCCTGCACGCCGGCGGCCAACAAGTTTGTGCTCCAGTCCCCCGAGAATTTTGGCGTGCAGTGGCCCGAGCCGGAGCTCGTCGGCCACACCTCGGTTGTCAATGTCGAAGGCGCCACACACACCAGGCTCCGTGGGTTCATCCTCGCCGCCATCAATAGTCCCAGGTCGCTCCGGACCATCGCCGCCGTTGTGCAGCCGCGGGCCGTGGCTGCGCTTGCCTCATGGGCCGATAAGGGTACcatcgtcgccgccacggagaTCAAGAGAGTAAGAACTTACCATACTCTTGCTTGGTATTTAGAGTCAAATATAATTTCGTCTATTTAGACTTACGACAATTTCAATGTTACACAATTAGTGAAAAGATTCTTGCATGCATGCAGGTGACCTTTGCTAACATCTGCATGATGTTCATAAGCATGGAGCCCTCGCCCCTAACGGAGAAGATCGATGAGTGGTTCGGAAACTTGGTTGCTGGCCTCAGGTCATTTCCCTTAGATTTTCCAGGGACAACGTTCCATCGCGCTCGCAAGTGCCGGCGCAAGCTCAACGCGGTGTTCCGGAAGGAGCTGCAGGCTAGGAGGAAGAAAGCTATGGCGACCAAGGCCGAGGATGACGATGTGATGGGTGGTTTCATGCGGATGGAGGACGAGCAGGGGAAGAAGCTAAGCGACGACGAGGTGGTGGACAACATCGTTTCTCTCGTTGTCGCCGGCTATGAGTCCACCGCCAGCGCCATCACGTGGGCAACCTACCACCTAGCAAAATCCCCCGACGCTCTCGCCAAGCTACGTGTAAGCCATCAAtatatctccaaccaagacaaTCATATGGTAATATAAAGAGATCATATCTAACTAATCTTTCGTGATTGGCAGGAGGAGAATTTGGCGATGAGCGAAAGCAAAGGTGGGTTGTCTTTTATCACACATGACGACATCCCGAAGATGAAGTACACGGCGAAAGTGGTAGAGGAGACAATCCGGATGGCCAACATCGCGCCGATGGCACACCGCGTGGCGAAGAGGGAAGTGGAGTACAACGGGTACACCATACCGAAGGGGTGGCCAGTTCTGGTGTGGGTTAGGTCACTGCACACCGACCCCAACAACTTCCAAGATCCCCTCACCTTTAACCCCGACAGATGGGacgtaagtactccctccgtgtaTCTAGAAACTATCTAGTaggtagatacatccaaatttaacaAAATTGAGACACTTTTGGTAGGATGGAAGGAGTAGAATAAATATTGTTTCTCAAAATTTGTGTGCGTATGTTCAACATGAGTGAATCAGCTAATGATGAAAAACATAAGAAATTGTTAATGGACGCCTGAATGATGCAGGAACCGGCCAAGCCAGGCACGTACCAGGTGTTTGGAGGAGGCTATAGGGTCTGTGCTGGTAACATGCTCGCGAGGCTGCAGCTCACCATCATGCTTCATCACCTGTCCATCGGCTACGAGTAAGTACGAGCTAGCTAGCACTAATTTAGATACCAAATTGCCTAATATTCAATATGCATATGACATAAATTGTATTGTCTGATATTATGTTATGTGGTTGAGAGTTTGCCCTCCATTATTTCAGATGGGAGTTGCTAAATCCTGATGCAGAGATCAGTTACCTTCCCCACCCGAAGCCAGTGGATGGTGTGGCCATGACCTTCCGTAAGCTTGCCACAAAATGATCCAACCTACATTTGCTCGTGTTAAGAAGCATATTTGTGCTTAATTATCACTACCAACGTTGGGAGTTATGGGAGTTTTCTTGGTTGACAAATGGGAGTTTCAGTGGTTGGGAGCTTTTCTATGGGTTCAGGTGCCCTGTTTGCACCTCTCCTTGGAAGTGCGGCAGCTAtctgtgcaaaaaaaaaagaagatccCTGAAGATGCATAGTTTCTTCCTTTTGTAGGGCCTTGTTAGGAGTATGGCTGTTGTGTTCTCGTTTTGGATATTTTGCGTGTTTTGTTATCTCTTTGCCGTGATCTGTGTTGGTGTGTCTCCTTGGAGCTTTTAGTTTAGTTGGTAGCTCGTTTGTGCGCTTTCTCTTGTAAAGCTGGAGGTCTCCAGCGGTTACTATTGCTGTAAAAACCTTTATGTTTGTCGCTATAAAAAGCAGGGCCGTACTGCCTTCCATCTAATTTTTTTTATCACCACCAATGTAGCTACATTTATATGCATGTTTTAATTTGGCATTATTGTATAATCATAGCAGATCTGCAACTAGCCTAATATTTTCTCTATGTAATACGATAAGGGTATGATTTGTAGTTCATGGAATGAACACTTCAACATGCTAGCTTATTTAAGAAGAGGGATATCTACAGAGCTAGATTCTAACAATAATCACTAGAAAAATAACCGACGTTTGCAAATATTTGTTTGATTTCTCTCTAATTGCGGCATGTGGTGGGCATACTTGACAAGTATCCCAATGGTCGATTTTTTGTGTGATTTTCTCACCGATGCATGGATACATTATTCATGTATTTATTTCGAGATTCTAAActttaaaatgaaatatctttAGAATATTATGTGCGTGCTTAACAGAAAAAAACAGCATGTCACAAAAAATGAAAAGTGTGGAGCTATTAGAAAATCAGGGAACACCTCATGCTCTCGATTCCCTCCCCGAAAGTGTTTTGCAATAGATACACATACCATATACAGTTCAAATATGTATTACCTAATAAGTGGAATGTGCTGGGCTGTAAGGCCCATGAGGCCTGACAAACCGCTCATGTACTTTGCAGGCCCACTTTCTTAGTCAGCtactaacaacaacaacaaaaaggaCAAACAACATTTTTTCTATGCTCTCAAGATATGTACCGTACAATATTTGTGCAATAGTATAAGACAATGTCGCGTGAGTCCAAACTGTAGTAATCGGGTTGATGTACACACAACATATAATCCCACTTAACATCATTTCTTTTTTGGTGGAAATATAACATCATTTATGTCTCTACTCTCTCCATGCATTCATCACATCACTTAATCATACAACAGGAGTACATGCAGGCCGCAACACACATCACTACCAAAAACTACATTTTTGCCGAGTTGTCACATTTTTGCCGAGTGTAACAAGATCGGAACTTGGCAAAGCCTGTGTGGAGTGTGACACTCGACAAAAAATCCCCACATGGAAAATTTTACTAAGGTACTCGTCAAATAAAATGCACTCGACAAAATCCCATAAATcagaattcaaaaaagaaatgTCCGCCACTTTGTTGCTTTCAGCACGTTTTCTAATGCCCCTTCTTTTCTGGATGTCCGCTGCTGCACTATGTCGTGTCTTAAATACACAAGAAGCATATACACCTTCTTCACCAACTTTCAGTTAAGGTGACAGCAAACGGCTTCCTTGACACTTGCTTCCAAAGATTATGATTGAATCTCCTCTTTGAAGTCCTCTAATAGTGAGGAATATAGGTAAGATAATTGGCAAAGGAAATCACTCGGTAAAATTCCAAAAATACACAAGGCGAAAAATAACACTCGGTAAACAAAGTAAATTGTACTTGGCAAAAAAATTGTGTCGGCAAATCCACGGGGGCATGTGGCTTCCACTATTACATAATAGCTTATTGGTGGTGCACCGTACCCCGCTTGCTAGCGGACCTCGGTATGTCACCAGTATCACGCCACTGGTAAGTGCTTACTAGTGGCAACCCCGCCTGGTACGCCACACAATTGTAATCTATCCTTCTATTCAGTTTTAATCTTTTATTGATTTTACTCGGTGTTGTGAATCGGTTACAAATAAATGCTGCACTCAGATCTTTTCATCTTTTGTAAGTGACAACTAAAGAAAATTATAGGTGGAGTACTGGTTTGGATGAAATAAGATCTTGCATGCAACAAAACAGAAATGCAAAAGAATAAGGTAGATACCCTATGACATCTTGCAAATACATGATTCAAGGTAATCTGGAGCTTTTCATAGTTTCCGTTTCACAAAAGACAAAACTAACAGTTTCAAAAATTTAGAAATAGAGACGATAGTTATAGTCCTCCAAAACCTTTAGTATGCATCTAAAAAATTGCTTGGAATCTAGCACTACTCATTCAAAAACATAAGGTAAATATTCTTCAAAAATGCACTAGGGGGGAGGGAAGAGTTCAAGGCTTGGACTCTCCCCCGTTGACACGGTTTGGACTCAAATGTCCCCCTAGATCAGTTTGGGGGAGGAGTCCATCCGGACATCGACACAACCCCCCTGAGTTGGTGACATGCTCCCCTTTATTTAGGAGGCCGGCTGGTTCTGCCCCCCCCTCCCCCAAACCGAACTAGGACAGCATGTGAACCAGCCGGCCTCCTAAataaaggggaggagaggggccaACTAAGGCCAAACTATCCactccctctcccaaaccctagccatcgcACTACCCCCCTCCACCGCCGCCCTAGCGTGCCACCGCATGCAACCACCACCGTGCCACCCCACCTTTTTCCCTCGTCCTACACGATGTGACCGAAGAACCACCATGGCGCTCTACTTCCCCTTCTTATTCACGAAGTGCTGCCCGAGATCTATTCTTGCCTAGATCTAATCTAGTCGGGCTCACGAAAGCGCTGCCGGATCTTCATTGACACATTCCCGCTTCGACAATGTGCTTGATCAAATTTCGGCATGGTGTTCCTGGTCCCATACGTGTGGATACCGTGGAGTAGTTGCACGTGCAATATTTGTTTGTAGGAGTGTTCAAGGGATAATACATATCCTCGTGCCTAGACCACACTAGTTGCGGGGGTAGACTCATGACTTCATCAACCTCATCATCGACTACTTCCGCTAGGTTGATTTATGAGGGTATGATCCGTTACCTCCTCTCTTGCATATGATCTTGGTTATGCGGaggattttttattttctatacgCGTCCCCAATAGGAAGACCCGCTTGTGTCACCTCCTCCGCCGCTGCTGCCCACGACTGAAGGGGAGGATCACATTTTTCCTCCTCCAAACTCATCATACGTCACCGATAATATGTTGCAAAGGTATAGTAtacattttctattatttttagcaCTTTTCAATGCAATTATGCgtgtttgatttattttttgcATCTAAATATGCAGTGTCGATGATGAGTCGTTTATGCAACATATGAATTTTGCATCACAAGAGTATAACAATCAATTGCAAGAATATGAGACAAACTATGAAGATGACTTTCAAGATGAGGTGGAATGAGTGGAttcggtggagcaataggaggtgGCATGGGTACCTTTATGGGTGCTATGGGCCAAGCCATGTGAGCTGGCGCGGTGGCATGGCCGGCGGTTTAACTGGAGCAATGGGAGGAGCCATGCCAGCAACACTAAAGGTACCACGGCTGACCTCAATGGAGGTTGCATGGGTAGCGGCAGCATATGTGGCATGGGCGGCGACAATCTTTTGTCCCCACCGACACCATGGAGGAACAAGTGCAAGCACATGAGGTCAACAATAGAAATGATGCATGAAGTAGGTAGATAATTAGTGTTTGTGGTGAACTATGTCGATGAACTATTTCATGCTTTGAAATCTACATTTCATATGTGCTTGTGTTGAACTATGTCGATGGTGAACTACTTTATATGCTACGCAACATGGATTTCAAGACTATTTGTATATGTGTCTTATGATGTTGATAATAGATTTAGTTATATTTGTTGTTGATACATTTGTGGTGATCATTCATAGTTAAAATGGGAGGTAACATAGCCGGTGGTGATGTATTTTAAATCACCTGCCACGGTAGCgatgatgtaaaatacatcacaaCGTTTCTCGTAATGTATATTTTTGGCAATGCGATATAAAATGTTTTTC encodes:
- the LOC124655798 gene encoding ent-kaurenoic acid oxidase-like yields the protein MAISWAWLLGAVPLLFLAFWHAADAWYRAAFFLKHGKKSLPPGHMGVPFLGETLSLLWYFKHARRPDEFIGAKKTAYGKAAGMYRTHLFGSPTIIACTPAANKFVLQSPENFGVQWPEPELVGHTSVVNVEGATHTRLRGFILAAINSPRSLRTIAAVVQPRAVAALASWADKGTIVAATEIKRVTFANICMMFISMEPSPLTEKIDEWFGNLVAGLRSFPLDFPGTTFHRARKCRRKLNAVFRKELQARRKKAMATKAEDDDVMGGFMRMEDEQGKKLSDDEVVDNIVSLVVAGYESTASAITWATYHLAKSPDALAKLREENLAMSESKGGLSFITHDDIPKMKYTAKVVEETIRMANIAPMAHRVAKREVEYNGYTIPKGWPVLVWVRSLHTDPNNFQDPLTFNPDRWDEPAKPGTYQVFGGGYRVCAGNMLARLQLTIMLHHLSIGYEWELLNPDAEISYLPHPKPVDGVAMTFRKLATK